Proteins from a genomic interval of Pirellulales bacterium:
- a CDS encoding sensor histidine kinase: MSNDSTAQRGPSLERVYYLLAAFDLLTVCVSLYVNQRVTTIYAESVRENQTWGTLQRQAAMLSSLAGEIDRPGNEVFHTFDLVDAKTQLRRAAREYHEQSTVVADALALRPASETLAITTQLRTAHEAVAEMESASFAIFEALSLGRTSAAGEQMALLDRAYSRVNHAMFEIVSSIGSIQNAHFADQISEAERFETLERMLGLAVLVMIGGAIYYGLQITQRFEAQARERDAAALALEAANDELERRVEERTKALTQANVDLQEEVGERLRAEEALRESTAARLQLADQLSNAEERERRAVAHELHDGVGQMLTSLSFGLQVAAMQVRDALPQQAAQLDNLHRVAATTLEEVRRLVRGLRPIVLDELGLAAALKRLVTDLGRDSGIDVKLDNQLPGGLRLPEHVETAIYRLVQEALNNTQRHASAKHASVELGGEGEMIRVCIMDDGRGFDPAVLARNQANHVGLAGMRERAERLQGRFQLQTAPGRGTLIEVEIPSGISTPA; the protein is encoded by the coding sequence ATGAGCAACGATTCCACAGCGCAGAGGGGGCCGAGCCTCGAGCGCGTCTATTACTTGCTGGCCGCGTTCGATTTGCTCACCGTTTGCGTGAGCCTCTACGTCAATCAACGCGTGACGACGATCTACGCCGAAAGCGTACGCGAAAATCAGACCTGGGGAACGCTTCAGCGCCAGGCGGCCATGTTGTCGAGCCTGGCCGGGGAAATCGATCGACCCGGCAACGAGGTGTTTCATACGTTCGACCTGGTCGACGCCAAGACCCAACTGCGGCGAGCGGCACGCGAGTATCACGAGCAATCGACGGTCGTGGCCGACGCGCTGGCGCTTCGCCCGGCAAGCGAAACGCTGGCCATCACCACGCAATTGCGCACGGCCCACGAGGCCGTGGCCGAGATGGAGTCGGCGTCGTTCGCCATCTTCGAGGCCTTGAGCCTGGGGCGTACTTCCGCTGCCGGCGAACAGATGGCGCTGCTCGATCGCGCCTATTCCCGCGTCAATCACGCGATGTTCGAGATCGTCAGCAGCATTGGCAGCATCCAGAACGCGCATTTCGCCGACCAGATTTCCGAGGCGGAGCGTTTCGAGACGCTCGAACGCATGCTGGGGCTGGCGGTGCTCGTGATGATCGGCGGCGCGATCTACTACGGTCTGCAGATCACCCAGCGCTTCGAGGCGCAAGCCCGCGAGCGCGACGCCGCGGCCCTGGCCTTGGAGGCGGCCAACGACGAGCTTGAACGCCGCGTCGAAGAGCGGACCAAGGCCCTGACCCAGGCGAATGTCGATCTGCAGGAAGAAGTCGGCGAGCGCCTGCGTGCCGAAGAAGCGCTGCGCGAGTCGACCGCCGCCCGGCTGCAATTGGCCGATCAGCTTTCCAATGCCGAAGAGCGCGAGCGCCGCGCCGTGGCGCACGAGCTGCACGACGGCGTCGGCCAGATGCTCACGTCGCTGTCGTTCGGCCTGCAAGTGGCGGCGATGCAGGTGCGCGACGCCCTGCCCCAGCAGGCCGCGCAGCTCGACAACCTGCATCGGGTCGCCGCCACCACGCTCGAAGAGGTGCGCCGCCTGGTGCGCGGCTTGCGGCCGATCGTGCTCGACGAGCTGGGTCTGGCCGCGGCGCTCAAGCGGCTGGTGACCGACCTGGGCCGCGACAGCGGCATCGACGTCAAGCTCGACAACCAGCTCCCCGGCGGGCTGCGACTGCCGGAGCACGTCGAAACGGCCATTTACCGGCTGGTGCAAGAGGCGCTCAACAACACCCAGCGGCACGCCTCGGCCAAGCACGCCAGCGTCGAGCTCGGCGGCGAGGGAGAAATGATCCGAGTCTGTATCATGGACGACGGCCGCGGTTTCGATCCGGCGGTCCTTGCCAGGAATCAGGCCAACCACGTGGGCCTGGCCGGCATGCGTGAGCGCGCGGAACGCTTGCAGGGGCGTTTTCAACTTCAGACAGCGCCGGGGCGTGGCACTTTGATCGAGGTCGAGATTCCCAGTGGCATCAGCACTCCCGCCTAA